The sequence CCCGGATCACGCTTGACGATCACCCGAACCATACCGATGAGGCCTATGCCCTTGAAAACGGGCTCGGTGGCCGCATCGTGCAAGGCGCGCTGCTGGTCGGGCTGATGGCCGGGGCCTCCACCCGCTATCTGTTGAAGGCAGGCCATCCGGGTGTCACCTATGGTTATGAAAAGATCCGCTTTCTGCGCAGCATCCCGCTCGGAAAGACGCTGAGTGTGCTCTACACCGTGCGCAAAGCTGTTCCCGAAAAATCG is a genomic window of Rhodobacter sp. 24-YEA-8 containing:
- a CDS encoding MaoC family dehydratase, yielding MQAETLEALIGTSVTFEKEICETDVLDFARITLDDHPNHTDEAYALENGLGGRIVQGALLVGLMAGASTRYLLKAGHPGVTYGYEKIRFLRSIPLGKTLSVLYTVRKAVPEKSNTEAEVRISQGGDLVCIGTHIAHFPKF